The genomic window TGTTAACCTGATCTTTCTCAACATATTGGCTGTGACGGCTTACTACTCTATTAAGCGCAGTGTTTCCGTTATTTCCAACAAAAGTGTCTTTACCTCTTCTTAAATAAAATCCGTCCCAAGGATTTACATATTTAATCGCGTAAAAAACATAGTCTTTGGGAGCTACACTCCAATCGGAAGCTAAGGGTCTTAATGGATTTGCAACTAATGCTTTTCCTGACAAAATAGAATCCGCATTCATAACTTTTGTCATTTGAAGCGGAATAACATAGGTCTTTTTTATGGCAAGAGGATCCGCAAAGAAAGCATCTGTCAACTGCACTTCGACTCCTCCAGAAATCTGACCTTTCGGGATAACAATTTTATCGCTCAAAAGTGTGTAGTAATTTGAAGGCATGGCAACAATCTGATCGCCTCCGCTCTTAAATAAAAGATTCGATGTTAGAGAATTGGCAACCGAAACATCAATTGTTACGTCTTTATTATTCTCATAAACCCCGCCTAAAGTTCCCATAATTTTACATTTATGCGCATTATCTAGCGATGTATCAAATATATCTTCTCCTAAAGTTATGGTTCTAACAGGAAACTGATAAGCAAAATAAACTGCTGAATATTCATAATCATCAAAATTTTGATCATCGTTAGTGCATGCTGCCAATAAGCCAAAGAGAACCGCGGCCATTAAAAATATCTTGTTTTTCATTTTTTTATACATTTATATAATAGACATTTTAGATAGAAATAATTCTACCATCCTTTGTTCTGAATGAGAGCGTTAAACTTAAGAACTTCAGAATATGGTATCGGACCATAATTCATATACTCTTGAAAAAGTCTATTTTCCACAGTAATTTTTTGATAGGCACCTCCTTGAATTTTCATTCCTTCTGCTGCGCTGGTTAAGTTTAAATTCCATCTGCGCAAATCCCAAAATCTAAAACCTTCAAAACATAATTCCAATCGGCGCTCGTTTCTAATCAAATTACGCATCGCAGACTGGTCTGATTTAATAGATTCCAAATACAAATCGGGCTGGCTTATTCCTGCTCTTTTTCTTAGTGCCTGAATTACGTCGTAAGCCGAAAATCCTGCAGAACCACTAGCCAATGGCCCCCATGCCTCATTTGCCGCTTCAGCGTAAATCAAATACAGCTCTGTATATCTCATGCGAGGCTTATAGTGTCTTTGATTATTGACTGCATTTGGATTTAAGTTAACATCCTGACGCAATAATTTTTTCATATAATAGCCTGTTCGCGTCGATGTACCTACTTTGTTCAGCGCGTCATTTGTGCTTCCGTCGCTTGCTGTAGTAATAACAGTATTGTTTACACCCGCTGTAGCCTGATTGACTAAAATAAATTTCTGCAAACGCGGATCACGATTGGCATACGGATTGGCAGCATTATAATTGCTGGCCGGATTTGCAATAGGATATCCATTCGCCATAGGAAAAGCATCCACTAAATTTTGAGTTGGATTAACACGCCCTTTTCCAAAAAGTGTCGGCGGAAAATTATCGCTTTCTAAAGTGTTGCTTTCTGCAATATCCGATCTCCAGATTACTTCTTTAGGATTTACTCCTCCACCTAAACTGCTCAATTCAGCCGCATTATTGTACCAGTTTAAACCGTTCGGATCGATACCTGCAATGCCGCCATTCAGATTTAATAATTCCCCTGCATATTTAGCTGCGCTTTCCCAAGCAGTAGTGCTTCCAGAACTAAATGCTGGACTCGCTGCCAATAAAGCCGCTTGAGCTCTTACCACTTGTGCAATTCTAGAAGACATTCTTTGTCTAGCGTACTGCCCAAAAACACGATTATAATCTGCTAAATTATCATACCCAGGAGGCAGAGTTGCAGCATCTTCAAAATCTAACGGAAGCAATTCAACAGCCTTTGCAACGTCAGCGTACAATTGTTTCATGCAATCCTCAAATGAGCTGCGGCCAACATTGAAGTTTGAAGTTGAAGTTTGAGGCTCTAATAAAACCGGAACTCCCAATAACTCACCATTTGCTGCAACACCTGCATGTGCCTGCAATAAGTAGTACATATAAAGTGCACGCAGACCGTAAGCTTCGCCTTTTAGCCGATTTCTAAACAATACGCTTACATTATCATCCTTTGCCCATTTTACCTTATCGGCTTCCGCAAGAAATATGTTTAGATATTGAATAGCGCTTTTTGAATTTGTCCATTGGTCTAATGGATTAAAATTGGCAGTCCACTGTCCTGTTGCCACTTTAAGATAGTTGCTATTGATATCGTTGGTAACGGCGTCATCTGTCGCCACATCGTTAAAGGACCAAGAATTTCCGGGAAGTCTAGTATAAGCATTTAAAAGAATTCCCTGAGCATATTCTGCTTCCGCGTACATATCTTTCAATCCCCTGTTATTTTCTATGGCAGGCTCAATCAAGTCATCACAGCTGCAAAAAACAAACACAATTGATATAAAAGTTAATAGTTTTATTTTTTTCATATTAATTAAATTAAGTGTTTCTAAAATTTAAAATAATGCTTTAAGACCTAGATTGAAATATCTGGTTTGCGGAGCACTGCCTATGTTCAATTCCATATATTCTCTTTCTTTTGCTATGGTCGCAAGATTGGCTCCTAGCGCATAAACACTTAAACCATTAAAGAAAGTCTGACTCAGCGCTTTTTTTGGAAAATCGTATGTAATTTGAACCTTAGAAAGATCAATCCTATTGGTGCTGTAAATCCAGAAATCTGATGAGCGGTAATTATTATCGCTATTCAATGACGTTAATCGAGGGAAAGCAGCAGTATCTTTTGTTTCTTCTGTCCAGCTGTTGCGAACATTTACAGAATATTTATCTTCTCCATCTATCCAATAGTAAGAGTTATTTTTCATGCCGTAAGCACCAGTCTGGCCTGTAACTATTGTAAAGAATGTAAAGTTGTTCCACTTAGCAGTAAAGTTAACCCCATAAGTAAACGGAGCTCCGTTCCATCCTGCTTTACCCAAATAAACCTCATCTTTCACATCAATTATACCATCGCCATTCTGGTCTTTATATTTAATATCACCTGGTTTAACCTGTCCAAAAGTTTGTGAAGGCGAGTTTTGAATATCATTTGCGTCTCTAAAAAAACCATCATTTTTAAGTCCCCATAAAGCATCCAAAGGTTTGCCTTGCCTGTTTTGATAAGAGTCTTCATAAAGCTCTGCACGTTTTGAAGCTTCAGTATTTAAATAAGTTCCTGTAAAGCCAAGCGCTAAATCTACAGTTCCGACCTTTTTGTTAAATCTCAAATCGAAATCAAATCCTGTACGTTTATCATCATTGTAATTGATGTAAGGAATAAACGAAGTGTTTGGCCAGCCTGTCGTATAATAGATAGGATATAAACTTGCAGCCTGAATAACATTTCCTTCGAATTTATTAATGAAAAAATTACTGTTCAATGTTATTAATTTCTCGAAGAACGAACCTTCTAGACCAAAGCTTATCTCTTTTCTTTGTGCGAAAGTAAGGTCTAAATTTTCACCTCTTCTTGAGTCTGTACTTCTGTTAAGCGCACCATCTCTCCAGCTAAACCAAGCACCATCTGTCTGAGTATAGATGCTCTGATATAAATAATAGCTGTTTACGTCTAGATCGGTATTTAAAACACCTCCCGAAGCTGTCAATTTAAGATAATCGATCGCGCTTACACTCTTCATGAACTCTTCTTCTGATAATTTCCATCCAACAGACATCGTTGGAGAAAATGCCCCTCGGTTTCCTTCAGCAAATTTTGCTGAGTGGACATATACACCATTGAATTCTGCAAAATATTTTTGATTGAAATTATACCCTAAGTTCAACCCCAAATTAGCATTACTGGTTTTATGATACACTTCAGATCGTGATTGCTGAAATCCTGAAGCTGTCAGCATAGCTGATACATTATGCTGCTCTTTTATTTTTTTCACATAATTAAACTGTCCTGAGAAAGCCACTGTCTGATCAAAAGCACTATTGCTAATGTTCTGCACTCCAGATTTTGCATCTTTTCCGTATTTTGTCAAAGATGTTATCTGATCAAATCCTGCGTAAGTATTCCAAGTTGCCTCATAAGTAGCATACGAATTATTATACGACTGAGTATAAGAGGTAGCATAATCTACAGCAAAATCAGTGTGAAATGAAAGACCTTCCAATAAATCTCCCAACTTCACATCAACGCCAGTATTAAATTGGAACTGACGGCTTGTGAAGGTATTATATCCTCCGGCATAAATTGCTGCAAACGGATTTGTCGGATTAAGCTGCGTACCGCCCAAAAGATATTGATTGTCTATTATATAATTACTGCTGTTAGCAAGAGCCAATGTTGCCTTATCATTTGGCTCAATCATGCTAATTGGCAATAAAGGGCTGAACAGATGCGGTCTTAAAGTTGCCGCATTTTGCCAATAGTCTGTATTCACTCCTCTTGTGTTTGAATAAATGGCATTAGCGCCTATAGTTGCAGAAATTCGATCATTAATGCTAAGGTCTACATTACCTCTAATATTAAATCTATTCATGTTATTATGTGCCGCTTCACCAAAATCTTGCAAAGGATCCTGTTGCGATAGAAAATTGACATTTGTAAAATATCTGGCCACTTTATTACCACCGGTAATTTCGACATTGGCATCGTAATTAAAATAAAATTTCTTTATGTATTCAGGTGCATAATAATTAACATTCGGATATCGGTACGGATTTTTCCCCGAAGCAAAATTATAGATTGTTTCATCTGAATATAAAGGATCTAAACCATCATTAACTCTCGCTTGATTGTAATACTGCATGTATTCTGCTGATCCCAAATATTTAGGAAGGCTCTTGGGAATAAACACGCCATTATCCAGTCTTGATGTAATCTGCTGTTTTTGAATTTTGCCTTTTTTAGTTGTAATATAAATCACCCCTTTAGCGG from Flavobacterium sp. KACC 22763 includes these protein-coding regions:
- a CDS encoding RagB/SusD family nutrient uptake outer membrane protein, translating into MKKIKLLTFISIVFVFCSCDDLIEPAIENNRGLKDMYAEAEYAQGILLNAYTRLPGNSWSFNDVATDDAVTNDINSNYLKVATGQWTANFNPLDQWTNSKSAIQYLNIFLAEADKVKWAKDDNVSVLFRNRLKGEAYGLRALYMYYLLQAHAGVAANGELLGVPVLLEPQTSTSNFNVGRSSFEDCMKQLYADVAKAVELLPLDFEDAATLPPGYDNLADYNRVFGQYARQRMSSRIAQVVRAQAALLAASPAFSSGSTTAWESAAKYAGELLNLNGGIAGIDPNGLNWYNNAAELSSLGGGVNPKEVIWRSDIAESNTLESDNFPPTLFGKGRVNPTQNLVDAFPMANGYPIANPASNYNAANPYANRDPRLQKFILVNQATAGVNNTVITTASDGSTNDALNKVGTSTRTGYYMKKLLRQDVNLNPNAVNNQRHYKPRMRYTELYLIYAEAANEAWGPLASGSAGFSAYDVIQALRKRAGISQPDLYLESIKSDQSAMRNLIRNERRLELCFEGFRFWDLRRWNLNLTSAAEGMKIQGGAYQKITVENRLFQEYMNYGPIPYSEVLKFNALIQNKGW
- a CDS encoding DUF5627 domain-containing protein, with translation MKNKIFLMAAVLFGLLAACTNDDQNFDDYEYSAVYFAYQFPVRTITLGEDIFDTSLDNAHKCKIMGTLGGVYENNKDVTIDVSVANSLTSNLLFKSGGDQIVAMPSNYYTLLSDKIVIPKGQISGGVEVQLTDAFFADPLAIKKTYVIPLQMTKVMNADSILSGKALVANPLRPLASDWSVAPKDYVFYAIKYVNPWDGFYLRRGKDTFVGNNGNTALNRVVSRHSQYVEKDQVNRINTLSMKTIDFPVTIKDNTGANINFNLVLTFDDNNGCTVSGNNSAQFTATGTGKFVKRGEKNSWGSKDRDALYLDYKVNFQDFSLTTQDTLVLRDRGVTAELFTPVAK
- a CDS encoding SusC/RagA family TonB-linked outer membrane protein, coding for MKFIQLKIVLCFAVLTLLPAKILAQNNQKINLTGIITGAEGKPLENATLVSSSDNVSVTTDATGSYSITVTPDADLVVQAPGYQSLSVKASTGIDDLSLNRIAADQVQIAFKKEDAQNLMGGVSYINVPQIIDKNYTTYSLDGVQALVGGYNGSIWGMGGDLVLVDGFPRPANSILTTEIDQITFLKGASAVALYGSRAAKGVIYITTKKGKIQKQQITSRLDNGVFIPKSLPKYLGSAEYMQYYNQARVNDGLDPLYSDETIYNFASGKNPYRYPNVNYYAPEYIKKFYFNYDANVEITGGNKVARYFTNVNFLSQQDPLQDFGEAAHNNMNRFNIRGNVDLSINDRISATIGANAIYSNTRGVNTDYWQNAATLRPHLFSPLLPISMIEPNDKATLALANSSNYIIDNQYLLGGTQLNPTNPFAAIYAGGYNTFTSRQFQFNTGVDVKLGDLLEGLSFHTDFAVDYATSYTQSYNNSYATYEATWNTYAGFDQITSLTKYGKDAKSGVQNISNSAFDQTVAFSGQFNYVKKIKEQHNVSAMLTASGFQQSRSEVYHKTSNANLGLNLGYNFNQKYFAEFNGVYVHSAKFAEGNRGAFSPTMSVGWKLSEEEFMKSVSAIDYLKLTASGGVLNTDLDVNSYYLYQSIYTQTDGAWFSWRDGALNRSTDSRRGENLDLTFAQRKEISFGLEGSFFEKLITLNSNFFINKFEGNVIQAASLYPIYYTTGWPNTSFIPYINYNDDKRTGFDFDLRFNKKVGTVDLALGFTGTYLNTEASKRAELYEDSYQNRQGKPLDALWGLKNDGFFRDANDIQNSPSQTFGQVKPGDIKYKDQNGDGIIDVKDEVYLGKAGWNGAPFTYGVNFTAKWNNFTFFTIVTGQTGAYGMKNNSYYWIDGEDKYSVNVRNSWTEETKDTAAFPRLTSLNSDNNYRSSDFWIYSTNRIDLSKVQITYDFPKKALSQTFFNGLSVYALGANLATIAKEREYMELNIGSAPQTRYFNLGLKALF